One window from the genome of Elaeis guineensis isolate ETL-2024a chromosome 5, EG11, whole genome shotgun sequence encodes:
- the LOC140857824 gene encoding protein NDR1-like: MSSALPSPPPPSHHHVQRLRTLFKAHRVRESLTTRACKLLCSFFLSLLLAAGVILFVLWLSLRPHRPRFHVSSFSAPVLSPSAGTAFSFDVSDRNPNGNIGIFYDAVAGSVFYRDNRVGSEPKLAGPFYQPPKNTTVIHGAVDGASLSPEELAADLRSGRVGFRLELSTTIRFRVSTWDTHRHRLHVSCSVEVGPDGAILAASKSRRCSLYFF; the protein is encoded by the coding sequence ATGTCCTCCGCACTCCCATCACCGCCCCCGCCCAGCCACCACCACGTCCAACGACTCCGAACCCTGTTCAAGGCCCACCGGGTCCGGGAGAGCCTCACCACCCGGGCCTGCAAGCTCCTCtgctccttcttcctctcccttcttctcGCCGCCGGCGTCATCCTCTTCGTCCTCTGGCTCAGCCTCCGCCCCCACCGCCCCCGCTTCCACGTCTCTTCCTTCTCCGCCCCCGTCCTCTCCCCCAGCGCTGGCACGGCCTTCTCCTTCGACGTCTCCGACCGGAACCCGAACGGGAACATCGGCATTTTCTACGACGCCGTCGCCGGCTCGGTCTTCTACCGGGACAACCGGGTCGGATCCGAACCGAAGCTGGCGGGCCCCTTCTACCAGCCACCGAAGAACACCACGGTTATCCACGGGGCGGTGGATGGGGCGTCGCTGTCGCCGGAGGAGCTGGCGGCGGACTTGCGATCCGGCCGGGTTGGGTTCCGGCTCGAGCTGAGCACGACCATCCGGTTCAGGGTGTCGACCTGGGACACCCACCGGCACCGGTTGCACGTGAGCTGCAGCGTGGAGGTGGGCCCCGACGGGGCCATTTTGGCGGCGTCCAAGAGCAGGAGGTGCTCCTTGTATTTCTTTTAG